One Littorina saxatilis isolate snail1 linkage group LG12, US_GU_Lsax_2.0, whole genome shotgun sequence genomic region harbors:
- the LOC138981831 gene encoding QRFP-like peptide receptor codes for MDEMSDYAHLLEMLDVEDSSGVLHGNYSLEDFLRVSMDYEQEDHWFPRSEERCFILLFVFFMVLGLVGNGLVCFIIIRKGRRQSSRNWYILNLAVSDILTCVLCKPLTLVRLVLKNWTLGSVMCKVVPSFQTVYVFVSTLTLVALAVDRYRAVTCNGQYSRVILSPCTCIIIIWVLSVCISLPVFLVHRLEQVRGFGGYVLYNVCLEQWHSQTYLTVYTAFVLLLQYLSPLTAIVILHLLIGNFLRMRIVAEVASRLPDPQWRRKRQRHRKNMCLLTSMAVSFAVSWLPLHVVNSLASFDYMIFENKSFPLIHATCMLVAFSSVCLNPVIYGLLNPNFRRDLRSLCGLGAPDRCSPYCQYLRKSSRNTEQCGLISVSPLEISNSCMRTREVISAV; via the exons ATGGACGAAATGTCGGACTACGCCCACCTTCTGGAAATGCTGGACGTGGAAGACTCCTCCGGTGTTCTCCATGGCAACTACTCCCTGGAGGACTTCCTGCGGGTGTCCATGGACTACGAGCAGGAGGACCATTGGTTCCCGCGGTCGGAGGAGCGCTGCTTCATCCTGCTCTTCGTCTTCTTCATGGTGCTGGGTCTGGTGGGCAACGGCCTTGTCTGCTTCATCATCATCCGCAAAGGCCGTCGCCAGTCCAGCAGGAACTGGTACATCCTCAACCTGGCTGTGTCCGACATCCTCACCTGCGTCCTGTGCAAGCCGCTGACCTTGGTCAGGCTGGTGCTGAAGAACTGGACGTTGGGCAGCGTCATGTGCAAGGTGGTGCCGTCCTTTCAGACAGTGTACGTGTTCGTGTCGACCTTGACCCTGGTGGCGTTGGCCGTGGACCGGTACAGGGCGGTGACGTGTAACGGGCAGTACAGCCGCGTGATCTTATCCCCTTGCAcgtgcatcatcatcatctgggTGCTGTCCGTGTGCATCTCTCTCCCCGTGTTTTTGGTGCACAGACTGGAGCAGGTGAGAGGGTTCGGGGGGTACGTGCTGTACAACGTGTGTCTGGAGCAGTGGCACTCCCAGACCTACCTCACCGTCTACACGGCcttcgtcctcctcctccaatACCTCTCCCCGCTCACCGCCATCGTCATCCTACATCTTCTCATCGGTAACTTCCTGCGCATGCGCATCGTGGCGGAAGTGGCGTCACGCTTACCGGATCCCCAGTGGCGGCGGAAGCGGCAACGTCACCGGAAGAACATGTGCTTGCTGACCAGCATGGCTGTGTCCTTCGCCGTGTCATGGCTGCCCTTGCACGTGGTCAACTCGCTCGCCTCCTTTGATTATATG aTCTTCGAGAACAAGAGCTTCCCGCTGATCCACGCGACCTGCATGCTTGTTGCCTTCAGTTCCGTGTGTCTCAACCCAGTCATCTACGGGCTGCTGAACCCCAACTTCAGGAGGGATCTCCGCAGCCTCTGCGGACTGGGCGCCCCAGATCGCTGTTCTCCCTACTGCCAGTACCTCAGGAAGAGCAGTCGGAACACGGAACAGTGTGGTCTCATCTCGGTTTCGCCGCTGGAAATTTCCAATTCGTGTATGAGAACTAGAGAAGTGATCAGTGCTGTATag